In a genomic window of Dyadobacter fermentans DSM 18053:
- a CDS encoding tetratricopeptide repeat-containing sensor histidine kinase codes for MNEFYKLILLFSLGCLLSASQCSTVGQHNGRERTEEVVESKPQEGFAEDTVLIHQYHKLASEYLFQDAEKSMFYSKHVLRLSQKHQWGKGKLLAYNLLSTYYLLDGSYDVLRELSNETITLSRQLNMPMFTAHGKRFLGESYSEYRQWDSSRINYEHAVQIFTRLKADSSLALSIENLGNCYREKSMYDVAVKLYDQAYEMFDKMNSDWGRATVLQSIGYMHVRLAHYAESEKYFQQSIALFRKIGNRYGEVNCLNDLSNTYYYQKKYDQSIEAGLRALAYSKIYHSTQQTNWALVTLSRSYKAKGMYDVALDYSQAVNFVRRMIHDETIKRQYTMYQLMHDNKLMDNEIQQKIINEQRIVQRFLIGFSCLAILFVIFLWFNNKKLRAKNAEIQSALIEGQTIERKRVAAELHDHLGGTLASLNWYLYGIDKKVLSEEEQKIYDSVHQMVGAAYKEVRSLSHNLMPAELEEHGLTMALHRLISKLNENKNIAFTFNLTGMNNRLNNKIEFELYSIVLELTNNIIKHSGATQASVDLTENVKTIVLVVSDNGTGMIEPNRQGVGLRNIKSRVESLHGKIQIQSEAQHGIRIEIEIPKVIIR; via the coding sequence ATGAATGAATTCTACAAACTAATTCTCCTCTTCTCGTTAGGATGTTTGCTTTCGGCCAGCCAGTGCAGTACAGTCGGCCAGCACAACGGCCGGGAGCGGACGGAAGAAGTAGTCGAATCCAAGCCGCAGGAAGGTTTTGCGGAGGACACCGTTCTCATCCATCAGTATCACAAGCTTGCTTCCGAGTACCTTTTTCAGGACGCCGAAAAGTCGATGTTCTATTCGAAACATGTGCTGCGTCTCTCGCAAAAACACCAGTGGGGTAAAGGAAAGCTATTGGCATACAACCTTTTGAGCACCTATTACCTGCTGGACGGCAGCTACGATGTGCTGCGGGAATTGTCCAATGAAACGATCACCTTGTCGCGGCAACTGAACATGCCGATGTTTACGGCGCACGGAAAACGTTTCCTGGGCGAAAGCTATTCGGAATACCGGCAGTGGGACTCTTCGCGGATTAATTACGAACATGCGGTGCAGATATTCACCCGCCTGAAAGCCGACAGCTCACTTGCCCTGAGTATCGAAAACCTCGGCAACTGCTACCGCGAAAAAAGCATGTACGACGTGGCCGTAAAACTCTACGACCAGGCCTATGAGATGTTCGACAAAATGAATTCCGACTGGGGCCGGGCGACGGTTTTGCAGAGCATCGGCTATATGCACGTGCGGCTCGCCCATTATGCCGAATCTGAGAAGTATTTTCAGCAAAGTATTGCGCTCTTCCGCAAGATCGGCAACCGTTATGGGGAGGTCAACTGCCTCAATGACCTCAGTAACACCTATTATTACCAGAAAAAATACGACCAGTCGATCGAGGCCGGGCTGCGGGCATTGGCCTACTCCAAAATCTACCACTCGACGCAGCAAACCAACTGGGCGCTTGTGACGCTCTCGCGTTCGTACAAGGCCAAAGGAATGTACGACGTAGCGCTGGATTACAGTCAGGCCGTCAATTTCGTGCGGCGTATGATCCACGACGAGACGATCAAGCGGCAATACACGATGTACCAGCTCATGCACGACAATAAGCTGATGGACAATGAAATACAGCAGAAGATCATCAACGAGCAGCGCATTGTGCAGCGGTTCCTGATCGGCTTCTCGTGCCTCGCCATCCTGTTTGTGATCTTCCTTTGGTTCAACAACAAAAAGCTCCGTGCGAAGAATGCCGAAATCCAGTCGGCGCTCATCGAAGGGCAAACGATCGAACGGAAACGCGTGGCGGCCGAGCTGCACGACCACCTCGGCGGCACGCTCGCTTCGCTGAACTGGTATTTGTACGGCATCGACAAAAAGGTACTTTCCGAGGAAGAGCAGAAGATTTACGACAGCGTCCACCAGATGGTCGGCGCGGCATACAAGGAAGTCAGGAGCCTCTCGCACAACCTCATGCCTGCCGAACTCGAAGAGCATGGCCTCACAATGGCATTGCACCGGCTGATCAGCAAGTTGAACGAAAACAAGAACATCGCCTTCACTTTCAACCTGACAGGCATGAACAACCGGCTCAACAACAAGATCGAGTTTGAGCTGTACAGCATTGTACTTGAATTGACCAACAACATTATCAAGCATTCGGGGGCCACCCAGGCGTCGGTGGACCTGACGGAAAATGTCAAAACGATCGTGCTCGTCGTGAGCGACAACGGCACAGGCATGATCGAACCGAACCGGCAAGGGGTCGGTTTGAGAAACATCAAAAGCCGCGTAGAAAGCCTGCACGGTAAAATACAAATCCAAAGCGAGGCACAGCACGGAATCCGCATCGAGATCGAGATCCCGAAAGTGATCATCAGGTGA
- a CDS encoding NAD(P)/FAD-dependent oxidoreductase gives MIHTDICIIGAGPVGLFAVFEAGLLKMRCHLIDALPVVGGQLAEIYPQKPIYDIPGAPAIIAEDLVNNLMRQIEEFKPGFTLGERVEALEKQDDGSFIVRTNEGTGVHCQVVVIAAGLGSFEPRKPAVEQLEYFEGKGVHYMVKKPEQFRNRKVVLAGGGDSALDWTIFLADVAERVTLVHRGDTFRGAPDSAEKVYELAGKGKIDLILQSQVNKLGGNGVLKEVSVLGNDKSLITIPTDDFIPLFGLSPKLGPIADWNLGVEKSAVVVDTFDYSTNVERIYAIGDINTYPGKLKLILCGFHEAAIMMQSAFKYVYPDQKLSFKYTTVNGVNPF, from the coding sequence ATGATCCATACAGACATTTGCATAATCGGCGCCGGGCCCGTTGGCCTGTTCGCCGTCTTCGAGGCCGGACTGCTCAAAATGCGTTGCCACCTTATCGACGCGCTGCCGGTAGTAGGCGGCCAGCTTGCCGAGATTTATCCTCAAAAGCCCATTTACGACATTCCCGGCGCCCCGGCCATTATCGCCGAAGACCTCGTGAACAACCTCATGAGGCAGATCGAGGAGTTCAAACCCGGTTTTACATTGGGCGAAAGGGTAGAAGCGCTGGAAAAGCAGGACGACGGCAGCTTCATCGTCCGCACCAATGAAGGCACCGGCGTGCATTGCCAGGTAGTGGTGATCGCAGCCGGACTGGGCAGCTTCGAGCCGCGGAAGCCGGCGGTGGAGCAGCTGGAATATTTCGAAGGCAAGGGCGTGCATTATATGGTTAAAAAGCCCGAGCAGTTCCGCAACCGGAAAGTAGTACTGGCTGGCGGCGGTGACTCCGCACTCGACTGGACGATCTTCCTTGCCGACGTGGCCGAACGCGTCACGCTCGTGCACCGCGGCGATACATTCCGCGGCGCGCCCGATTCCGCCGAAAAAGTGTACGAACTGGCCGGAAAAGGTAAAATTGACCTTATCCTGCAATCCCAGGTGAACAAACTCGGCGGAAATGGCGTGCTCAAAGAAGTATCCGTGCTAGGGAATGACAAATCGCTCATCACCATTCCTACCGACGATTTCATCCCGCTTTTCGGCCTGAGCCCAAAGCTAGGACCCATTGCCGACTGGAACCTGGGCGTCGAAAAATCGGCGGTGGTGGTCGACACATTCGATTACTCTACAAACGTCGAACGCATTTACGCCATTGGCGACATCAACACTTACCCGGGTAAGCTGAAACTCATTTTATGCGGTTTCCACGAAGCGGCCATCATGATGCAAAGCGCATTCAAGTACGTTTACCCCGACCAGAAACTAAGCTTCAAATACACCACGGTTAACGGTGTTAATCCATTTTAG
- a CDS encoding SGNH/GDSL hydrolase family protein: MKVYQIAILLCMLACGGTQSPGPSAPAGTDPIEESGKPQYLALGDSYTIGQSVAPDERWPVILADELKKAGKPVATPKIVARTGWTTRNLLDALEQSPPTGTFDLVSLLIGVNNQYQGRNKEEYRIEFRQLLQQAIAYAGDDAGNLFVLSIPDWGVTAIGEGNREHIAAEIDSFNAIAKEECQKLKIVFIDITPISRKALNDPTMIASDQLHFSGKMYRLWVNEALPRVRQLF; this comes from the coding sequence ATGAAAGTATATCAAATAGCAATCCTGCTTTGCATGCTGGCTTGCGGCGGCACACAAAGCCCCGGACCATCGGCTCCCGCCGGCACTGACCCGATTGAAGAATCGGGCAAGCCGCAATACCTGGCCCTGGGCGATTCCTATACGATCGGGCAGAGTGTGGCGCCCGACGAGCGGTGGCCTGTGATATTGGCAGACGAACTCAAAAAAGCGGGCAAGCCAGTGGCCACGCCGAAGATCGTCGCCCGCACGGGCTGGACCACGCGCAACTTGCTCGACGCATTAGAACAGAGCCCTCCCACCGGCACGTTCGACCTTGTGTCGTTGCTTATCGGCGTAAATAACCAGTACCAGGGCAGAAATAAGGAAGAATACCGGATCGAATTCCGACAGCTTTTGCAGCAGGCGATTGCGTACGCCGGCGACGATGCCGGTAATTTATTCGTGCTATCCATTCCCGATTGGGGCGTTACCGCCATCGGCGAAGGCAACCGTGAGCACATAGCCGCCGAAATCGACAGCTTCAACGCCATTGCGAAGGAGGAATGCCAGAAACTCAAAATCGTTTTCATCGACATTACACCAATATCCCGCAAAGCACTCAACGACCCTACGATGATTGCGAGCGACCAGCTGCATTTCTCGGGCAAAATGTACCGGCTATGGGTGAATGAAGCCCTTCCGAGGGTGAGGCAGCTGTTTTAG
- a CDS encoding maleylpyruvate isomerase N-terminal domain-containing protein has protein sequence MIHTAHLFADLDEHLITLLRSLTPEEWEKPTVAKLWKVRDVAAHLLDGNIRAISIYRDGHFTAPDRAINGYDDLVSYLNHLNAEWVNASKRISPALLTDLLESTGKQYAAIMQEQDLNADAVFSVSWAGESVSKNWFHIAREYTEKWHHQQQIREATGRPELQNRIMTPRFLRPLIETFVRGLPHTYQHTQAETGTSVRIAIRLNEVFEWFLVKTNDGWTISDACSTVPEASVTLDADTAWKLFTKAIKPNDALSKLQITGNKELAGVTLNLIAVMA, from the coding sequence ATGATCCACACCGCTCACCTCTTCGCAGACCTCGACGAACATCTCATTACCCTGCTCCGGTCGCTCACGCCGGAAGAGTGGGAAAAGCCAACCGTTGCAAAGCTCTGGAAAGTCCGCGACGTGGCTGCACATCTGCTCGACGGCAATATCCGCGCCATTTCCATATACCGCGACGGCCACTTCACCGCGCCCGACCGCGCGATCAATGGTTACGACGATCTGGTAAGTTATCTCAACCATTTGAATGCTGAATGGGTAAATGCCTCGAAACGCATCAGCCCCGCGCTGCTCACCGATCTGCTGGAAAGCACCGGGAAACAATACGCAGCCATCATGCAGGAGCAGGACCTGAATGCCGACGCGGTCTTTTCCGTTTCCTGGGCTGGCGAAAGCGTTTCCAAAAACTGGTTTCACATTGCCCGCGAATACACGGAAAAATGGCATCATCAGCAACAAATACGCGAAGCAACGGGCAGGCCCGAATTGCAAAACCGTATTATGACGCCGCGTTTCTTGCGGCCGCTCATCGAAACCTTCGTGCGCGGGCTTCCACACACGTACCAGCATACCCAGGCGGAAACGGGCACGTCCGTACGCATTGCGATCCGGCTGAATGAAGTTTTCGAATGGTTTTTGGTTAAAACGAACGATGGCTGGACCATCAGCGACGCATGCAGCACCGTCCCCGAAGCATCGGTAACGCTCGACGCCGATACCGCCTGGAAGCTTTTCACAAAAGCCATTAAACCAAACGACGCATTATCAAAATTACAGATCACTGGGAATAAAGAACTTGCAGGCGTTACATTAAACCTGATTGCCGTAATGGCATAG
- a CDS encoding efflux RND transporter permease subunit, whose amino-acid sequence MWNKIATYIIRYRLLWVALVLVSTVFMAYEASKIELSYNFARILPSNDPVEKEYQDFRKLFGEDGSVMVIGWQDPQLFEINKFRDWCKLSQEIRETEGIKNVLSLANVYKIARNDSLSRFDFAPVIRDIPTTQAEADSIKKEIAALPIYEGLVLNSKTNATLIVITFNDKELNSKRRLTIVDDIEKIAEQFATKYDTDLHYSGMPYIRTVNMKKISGEMQLFMGLAVFVTLFILWAFFRSFRLTLLSITVVLIGVVFSVGTLHLFNYKITALTGLIPPLLIVIGVPNCVFLINKYQAELVLHSNKDEALREMIRQIGLSTFLANMTTAIGFGVFYFTNSILLVEFGVVAAINVMVTYVLCLVLLPITLHYMSTPKPRHLKHLDGKWAAGFLRMVDRLVHNHRKEIYIAMGVMIVVSAFGMTKIKTIGYVVDDLPKKDVVYTDLRFFEKNFNGVLPFEVMINTKQPNGVFADQAKTLYKIKAFQNEMAKFPEFSKPVSIVEASKFLYQGYRGGDAKYYALPGVLELNKMTPYLQSQEGAAKQLTSFLNEDKSVTRVSFQMADVGSERIKELMGRIRPKVDSIFSPEQYKVSLTGHSLVFLKSNDYLLSNLYESLLIAIVLIAIVGMVLFRSIPIILLSKLPCLIPLALTAGIMGYFDIYFKPTTILIFSITFGIASDGTVYFLTRYREELYKKGLSPSKAVTASIFGTGLSMIYTAVILFCGFSIFSASSFGGTAAMGVMVSITLLVAMCTNLILLPALLLSIAKRQGKNVKPS is encoded by the coding sequence ATGTGGAATAAAATAGCGACTTACATTATCCGCTACCGGCTTTTGTGGGTTGCACTAGTGTTAGTATCGACGGTTTTCATGGCCTACGAAGCCAGCAAAATTGAACTCTCCTACAACTTCGCCCGCATTCTGCCTTCCAACGACCCCGTAGAGAAAGAATACCAGGATTTCCGCAAGCTTTTCGGCGAAGACGGAAGCGTAATGGTGATCGGCTGGCAGGACCCCCAACTTTTCGAAATCAACAAATTCCGCGACTGGTGCAAGCTCTCCCAGGAAATCCGGGAGACGGAGGGAATCAAAAACGTCCTTTCGCTTGCCAACGTCTACAAGATCGCCCGGAACGATAGCCTCTCCCGCTTCGACTTCGCCCCGGTGATCCGCGACATTCCCACCACGCAGGCAGAAGCCGACAGCATCAAAAAAGAAATTGCCGCCCTGCCCATTTACGAAGGTCTGGTGCTGAACAGCAAAACCAATGCAACGCTGATCGTCATCACTTTCAACGATAAAGAACTCAATTCCAAGCGCCGCCTGACGATCGTCGATGATATTGAAAAGATCGCCGAGCAATTCGCCACGAAATACGATACCGACCTGCACTATTCCGGCATGCCGTACATCCGGACGGTGAACATGAAGAAGATCTCCGGCGAAATGCAGCTTTTCATGGGACTGGCCGTATTTGTGACCTTGTTCATCCTCTGGGCGTTTTTCCGCTCGTTCCGCCTCACATTGCTCTCCATTACCGTCGTGCTGATCGGCGTGGTGTTCTCGGTGGGCACATTGCATTTGTTTAATTACAAAATCACGGCGCTTACCGGTCTCATTCCGCCCCTGCTCATTGTGATCGGGGTGCCAAACTGCGTGTTCCTGATCAACAAATATCAGGCTGAGCTCGTATTGCACAGCAACAAGGACGAGGCCCTGCGCGAAATGATCCGGCAGATCGGCCTATCGACCTTCCTCGCCAACATGACCACGGCCATCGGGTTTGGAGTGTTTTATTTTACAAACAGTATCCTGCTGGTGGAATTCGGCGTCGTAGCGGCCATTAATGTGATGGTAACCTACGTGCTTTGCCTCGTGCTTTTGCCCATTACCCTGCATTACATGAGCACACCCAAGCCCCGCCACCTGAAACACCTGGACGGAAAATGGGCCGCGGGCTTTTTGAGAATGGTGGATCGCCTGGTGCATAACCACCGCAAGGAAATTTACATTGCCATGGGTGTGATGATCGTCGTGTCGGCATTCGGGATGACTAAGATCAAAACGATCGGTTATGTGGTGGACGACTTGCCGAAGAAAGATGTGGTTTACACCGACCTGCGTTTCTTCGAAAAGAACTTCAATGGCGTGCTGCCGTTCGAGGTGATGATCAACACCAAACAGCCGAATGGTGTTTTTGCCGATCAGGCCAAGACGCTTTATAAAATCAAGGCATTCCAGAACGAAATGGCCAAGTTCCCGGAATTTTCGAAACCTGTTTCCATTGTGGAGGCTTCGAAGTTCCTCTACCAGGGATACCGCGGCGGCGATGCCAAATACTACGCATTGCCCGGCGTGCTGGAATTGAACAAAATGACGCCTTACCTGCAAAGCCAGGAGGGCGCGGCAAAGCAGCTTACTTCGTTCCTGAACGAGGATAAAAGCGTTACCCGTGTGAGCTTCCAGATGGCCGACGTCGGTTCTGAGCGCATTAAGGAGCTCATGGGCCGCATTCGTCCCAAAGTGGATTCGATTTTCAGTCCGGAACAATACAAAGTGAGCCTTACCGGCCACAGCCTTGTGTTCCTGAAAAGTAACGATTACCTGCTCAGCAACCTGTACGAGAGCTTGCTGATCGCCATCGTCCTCATTGCGATCGTCGGCATGGTGCTCTTCCGCTCGATCCCCATTATCCTGCTTTCCAAACTGCCTTGTCTGATCCCGCTCGCATTAACGGCCGGCATTATGGGGTATTTTGATATTTATTTCAAACCAACCACGATCCTGATTTTCAGCATCACGTTCGGTATTGCCTCGGACGGAACGGTGTACTTCCTCACGCGCTACCGCGAGGAGCTGTACAAAAAAGGACTTTCCCCTTCCAAAGCCGTAACCGCTTCTATTTTCGGGACGGGATTGAGCATGATTTACACGGCGGTGATCCTGTTCTGCGGGTTTTCGATCTTTTCGGCTTCGAGCTTCGGCGGAACGGCCGCTATGGGTGTGATGGTTTCTATCACTTTGCTTGTAGCGATGTGTACCAACCTCATCCTTCTGCCTGCATTATTGCTCTCGATTGCCAAGCGGCAGGGAAAAAATGTAAAACCGAGCTAG
- a CDS encoding 2Fe-2S iron-sulfur cluster-binding protein yields the protein MINIFIENDLGERQALEVPTDMGFNLMELLKAYEYDIQATCGGMALCATCHIEVLEGKENLPESNDQELDTLDTLPNADANSRLSCQLRPSPAMDGLVFRLKALQEA from the coding sequence ATGATCAATATATTCATAGAGAACGACTTAGGGGAGCGTCAGGCCCTGGAAGTGCCCACCGATATGGGCTTTAACCTGATGGAACTCCTGAAAGCATACGAATACGACATCCAGGCCACCTGCGGCGGAATGGCATTGTGCGCTACCTGCCACATTGAAGTGCTCGAAGGCAAGGAAAACCTGCCCGAATCGAACGACCAGGAACTCGACACGCTCGATACGCTGCCGAATGCCGACGCTAACAGCAGGCTTTCGTGCCAGCTCCGGCCGTCGCCGGCCATGGACGGCCTGGTATTTCGCCTGAAAGCCTTGCAGGAAGCTTGA
- a CDS encoding peptidase, with the protein MTYCLGIKVKEGLVALADTRITAGTNTTTKKKMYVTQQDNYSMFIMTSGLRSVRDKAVHYFEELISEGVVYNKLYKAVNAFGEQIKRVAEEDKASLERSGLKFNLNTIVGGQLKDDKDHKLFLLYSEGNWVELDEGSPYVIIGNSGQGKAILNRVLNENSSMKQALKAGFLSFDSTRVSNNDVDFPIDVVLYKKDSFAIAEHRYEQKDMEEISRIWAEKLKEALDDIPEEWMDKTFEKIQ; encoded by the coding sequence ATGACTTATTGCTTAGGAATAAAAGTAAAAGAGGGCCTCGTTGCCCTGGCCGACACGCGCATCACCGCAGGCACCAATACCACCACCAAAAAGAAAATGTACGTCACCCAGCAGGATAACTACTCGATGTTCATCATGACCAGCGGGTTGAGGTCTGTTCGCGACAAGGCCGTGCATTACTTTGAGGAACTGATCAGCGAAGGGGTGGTTTACAACAAGCTTTATAAGGCCGTCAATGCATTCGGGGAGCAGATTAAGCGGGTGGCCGAGGAAGATAAGGCGAGCCTGGAAAGGTCTGGCCTCAAATTTAACCTCAACACCATCGTAGGCGGGCAGTTGAAAGACGATAAGGACCACAAGCTGTTCCTGCTCTATTCGGAAGGCAACTGGGTAGAGCTCGACGAGGGCTCGCCTTACGTGATTATCGGCAACTCCGGACAAGGCAAGGCGATCCTAAACCGCGTGCTGAATGAGAACTCGTCAATGAAACAGGCGCTGAAAGCCGGCTTCCTGTCTTTCGATTCCACACGCGTTAGCAACAACGACGTAGACTTCCCGATCGACGTCGTGCTGTACAAAAAGGACAGTTTCGCGATCGCCGAACACCGTTATGAGCAGAAGGATATGGAGGAAATATCGAGGATCTGGGCCGAAAAACTGAAAGAGGCACTGGACGACATCCCCGAGGAGTGGATGGACAAAACCTTCGAAAAAATTCAATAA
- a CDS encoding M20/M25/M40 family metallo-hydrolase: MKKFLTALSLSITGIALPVSAQTDFQADSVFIRKIYDTALGEGKAYEWLRHLTKQVGPRLSGSAGAAKAVVYTKSVMEGERFDNVFLQNVMVPHWVRGAKEKAQIIVGKQKTEVAIAALGGSIATPKGGIRAKVIEVKSFQQLRDLGSENVKGKIVFFNRPMDPTKINTFEAYAGAVEQRASGASEAAKLGAIGSITRSMTTRLDDFPHTGSMRYAAGAPMVPAAAISTNGAELLSKTLQANPEAEFYFEQNCETLPDAASHNVIGELKGKTSPAKYIAIGGHLDSWDFAQGAHDDGSGCVQSIEAVRILKALGYQPNHTLRAVMFMNEENGLKGGIAYADSVKTRKETHVAAIESDHGGFSPRGFGIVGTPAQKAKIQQWTKLFAAYGVHELGPGGGGADIGPLAQQGTVLLGLMPDSQRYFDYHHAANDTFEAVSKRELELGAAAMASMLYLIDKYGL; encoded by the coding sequence ATGAAAAAATTCCTCACAGCGCTATCCCTTTCCATTACGGGGATAGCGCTGCCCGTTTCGGCCCAAACCGACTTCCAGGCCGACTCTGTCTTTATCCGCAAAATTTACGACACCGCGCTCGGCGAAGGCAAAGCCTACGAATGGCTGCGGCACCTTACCAAACAGGTCGGGCCGAGGCTGAGCGGCTCGGCAGGCGCTGCCAAAGCGGTAGTTTATACCAAATCGGTGATGGAAGGTGAGCGCTTTGACAATGTGTTCCTGCAAAACGTGATGGTGCCCCACTGGGTGCGCGGGGCGAAGGAGAAAGCGCAGATCATCGTTGGCAAACAGAAAACCGAAGTTGCCATTGCCGCATTGGGCGGCTCCATTGCCACGCCGAAGGGCGGTATCAGGGCAAAAGTGATTGAGGTAAAAAGCTTCCAGCAGCTCCGCGACCTTGGCTCCGAAAACGTAAAAGGCAAAATCGTGTTCTTCAACCGGCCGATGGACCCGACCAAAATCAATACATTCGAGGCATACGCCGGTGCCGTAGAGCAGCGGGCGTCCGGTGCGAGCGAGGCGGCCAAGCTGGGCGCTATCGGTTCCATTACGCGCTCGATGACCACCCGGCTCGACGACTTCCCGCACACAGGCAGCATGCGCTACGCAGCAGGCGCGCCTATGGTTCCCGCGGCGGCGATCAGCACGAACGGGGCAGAATTGCTCAGCAAAACCTTGCAGGCCAATCCCGAAGCCGAATTTTACTTCGAACAAAACTGTGAAACCCTCCCAGACGCGGCATCGCATAATGTGATCGGTGAGCTGAAAGGCAAAACGAGCCCTGCAAAGTACATAGCCATAGGCGGTCACCTCGATTCGTGGGATTTTGCCCAGGGCGCGCACGACGACGGTTCCGGCTGTGTGCAGTCCATCGAAGCGGTGCGCATCCTGAAAGCATTGGGCTACCAGCCCAACCACACTTTGCGCGCGGTGATGTTTATGAACGAAGAGAATGGGCTGAAAGGCGGCATAGCCTACGCGGACTCGGTGAAAACGCGTAAAGAAACGCACGTTGCAGCCATTGAATCGGACCACGGCGGGTTCTCACCGCGCGGTTTCGGGATTGTGGGTACGCCTGCGCAGAAGGCGAAAATTCAGCAATGGACGAAATTGTTCGCAGCCTATGGCGTCCATGAGCTCGGCCCTGGCGGCGGTGGCGCGGACATTGGGCCGCTTGCGCAGCAGGGCACGGTTCTGCTCGGCCTTATGCCCGATTCGCAACGCTATTTTGACTACCATCACGCCGCGAACGATACATTCGAGGCAGTTAGCAAGCGGGAGCTCGAACTCGGTGCCGCGGCCATGGCTTCCATGCTGTACCTTATCGATAAATATGGCCTCTAA
- a CDS encoding class I SAM-dependent methyltransferase, translating into MNVTEKAREFISETSDSLHNGTFVKLSLGNYRGPDDTLKNIYIKPILIKKEPRLSLTYRHKTRDIAKNHTFEEVEQMLLQWLGNDFRVATLQTVNSDTLFEMHPSGKATLKKKAVSGREAPSLSHDKAKNRLIAPAEKGYLFDLKITDQQGNVFHNAQDKFRQINHYIDILSSLIREIGPGRQVRVADMGSGKGYLTFALYDYLRNVLQLDPQVTGIEFRNDLVTLCNEIARKAGFEGLSFREGTIDQFDAAGTNILIALHACDTATDDAIFKGIQAESDLIVVAPCCHKQIRRQIEQHKAENDVSFLTRHGIFLERQAEMVTDGIRALVLEYFGYKTKVFEFISDAHTPKNVLIVGTKGNRSEKSQAAALEKIREAKQFFGIEYHHLERLAGI; encoded by the coding sequence ATGAACGTTACCGAAAAAGCGCGTGAATTTATTTCAGAAACCAGCGACAGCCTGCACAACGGCACTTTTGTAAAACTTTCCCTCGGAAACTACCGCGGGCCCGACGACACACTCAAAAACATCTACATCAAGCCGATTCTCATCAAAAAGGAGCCGCGGCTCAGCCTTACCTACCGCCATAAAACGCGGGATATTGCCAAGAATCACACTTTTGAGGAGGTGGAGCAAATGCTGCTGCAATGGCTGGGCAACGATTTTCGCGTGGCTACGTTGCAAACCGTCAATTCGGACACGCTCTTCGAAATGCACCCAAGCGGCAAGGCTACTTTGAAGAAAAAGGCCGTGTCAGGCCGGGAGGCGCCCTCGCTCAGTCACGACAAGGCCAAAAATAGGCTCATCGCCCCGGCGGAGAAGGGCTACTTGTTTGACCTGAAAATCACCGACCAGCAAGGCAATGTGTTTCACAATGCGCAGGACAAATTCCGGCAGATCAACCATTATATCGACATTCTGAGCAGCCTCATCCGGGAAATCGGACCGGGCAGGCAGGTAAGGGTAGCCGATATGGGCTCGGGCAAGGGTTATCTTACATTTGCCCTTTACGACTACCTCCGAAATGTGCTCCAACTGGACCCGCAAGTGACCGGCATCGAGTTTCGCAACGACCTCGTAACGCTCTGCAATGAGATCGCGCGGAAGGCGGGGTTCGAAGGGCTCTCCTTCCGCGAAGGCACGATCGACCAGTTCGATGCTGCGGGTACCAATATCCTCATTGCCCTCCACGCCTGCGACACGGCTACGGACGACGCCATTTTCAAGGGTATCCAGGCGGAATCGGACCTGATCGTGGTCGCGCCGTGCTGCCACAAGCAAATCCGCCGCCAGATAGAACAGCACAAGGCAGAGAACGACGTGAGCTTCCTCACCCGGCACGGTATTTTCCTGGAAAGACAGGCGGAAATGGTCACCGACGGCATTCGTGCGCTGGTGCTCGAATATTTCGGCTACAAAACGAAGGTGTTTGAATTTATTTCCGATGCCCACACGCCCAAAAACGTCCTCATCGTGGGAACAAAGGGAAACAGAAGTGAGAAATCGCAGGCCGCGGCGCTGGAAAAAATCAGGGAGGCTAAGCAGTTCTTTGGCATTGAATACCATCACCTTGAAAGATTGGCGGGCATTTGA